Sequence from the Herbaspirillum sp. meg3 genome:
GTCTCGCAGACGGCAAAACCGGTTTCGCTGCCGACGACCGGCACCACGGTTTTCCCCGGAGCATTCCATGGCGGGACAAACGTGCCTGTTTCAAAATGGTTGCCATGCATCAAGTCCCCCGACGACCACGTGCCCTGAAATGCCATGGCCGCCTTGCCTTCGGCAAACAAGCGGTTACCTTCGTCGTAGCTGGTATTCATGTAGCCGCGTTGGACATAACCCTTGTCGGCGATCAGTTTGATCTTGGCGAAAATGTCGACGGCGTCGTCATTGTTCAGGTCGAGGCTGCCGTCGGCGATGCGACGCTTCCAGTCGTTCGGATGACGGGCGACGACATTGTTGGCAAAACCGAAGCTGAACGGCCCGTTTGCCAGCATGTTGGGAAACGCGCCCGTCCAGATGATCGGCGTAAAGCCGGCCTTGCGCAATGCCGCGCAGGCCGCGAGGAATTCTTCAAAGTTGGCAGGCAGCGTTTTGATGCCTGCCTTGCGGAACATGTCCTTGTTGTAATAGATCAGCGTGGCGGCGACACCGCCGGAAATGCCGAAGCGTTTGCCGTAGCGATTGGTCCAGTCGGGTTTCAGCGAATCGAGCATGTTGTCCCAGGCCGCGCTGTCGCCCACGTCGGCCAGAATCCCCTGATTCGCCAGTTCGGCCGAATACGCATTCGGATTGACCGAGACCAGATCCGGCAGATTGTGGGTGGCGACTTTGGGTTTGAGATTTTCTTCCACCGAGTTGCCGATCATGAACTGCACGTCAACGGTGATGTCCGGGTTTTCCCGGTGGAA
This genomic interval carries:
- a CDS encoding ABC transporter substrate-binding protein, which codes for MGHARRKRASGVLTTFAVIAVLCCCSLLSACDQSADSTSFAPAARTRLTALVWAPDWPEEMHKIADAFHRENPDITVDVQFMIGNSVEENLKPKVATHNLPDLVSVNPNAYSAELANQGILADVGDSAAWDNMLDSLKPDWTNRYGKRFGISGGVAATLIYYNKDMFRKAGIKTLPANFEEFLAACAALRKAGFTPIIWTGAFPNMLANGPFSFGFANNVVARHPNDWKRRIADGSLDLNNDDAVDIFAKIKLIADKGYVQRGYMNTSYDEGNRLFAEGKAAMAFQGTWSSGDLMHGNHFETGTFVPPWNAPGKTVVPVVGSETGFAVCETRNKKAAMKFLEFIYDRGYPILQNKRQNVSPLKYVGGKTVTDQQIVDYVQHATQAPLTAGPYYSYLPTNTIDMLHPLLQDVLLGKKTPRQAALALEKSIRHEARTENK